In Candidatus Effluviviaceae Genus V sp., the following are encoded in one genomic region:
- the tuf gene encoding elongation factor Tu (EF-Tu; promotes GTP-dependent binding of aminoacyl-tRNA to the A-site of ribosomes during protein biosynthesis; when the tRNA anticodon matches the mRNA codon, GTP hydrolysis results; the inactive EF-Tu-GDP leaves the ribosome and release of GDP is promoted by elongation factor Ts; many prokaryotes have two copies of the gene encoding EF-Tu) codes for MAKEKFERTKPHVNVGTIGHVDHGKSTLTAAMTLCLSKQGLADYIPF; via the coding sequence ATGGCGAAGGAGAAGTTCGAGAGGACCAAGCCCCACGTGAACGTGGGCACGATCGGGCACGTTGACCACGGGAAGTCGACGCTGACGGCGGCGATGACGCTGTGTCTGTCGAAGCAGGGTCTTGCGGACTACATTCCGTTC